The following coding sequences lie in one Mycobacterium sp. DL440 genomic window:
- a CDS encoding SDR family NAD(P)-dependent oxidoreductase: protein MSQILAGRTVLVTGSSRGIGRAIAQRLAAEGATVAVTARSYTPTPSTRAGVSEAIPGTIEETVALIERAGGSAFGLAADLEDGAARDTLVESVVERTGRLDILVNNAGFADYGVVVDMPVETFDRTVEHYLKTPFALTKAAVPHMRTQGAGWIVNIGSVTGVAPVRPYRDYNKTAGDVIYASCKAALHRFTQGVAAELLDADIAVNCVGPSTAVRTPGAASLIPDSFPTEPVEYLAETVLAMCHLPAAERTGLVAFSLHYPWSQQLPVHSLDGATVLPPLQPPATANPHVLPAGV, encoded by the coding sequence ATGAGCCAGATACTTGCCGGCAGAACGGTATTGGTAACCGGAAGTAGTCGTGGGATCGGTCGGGCGATCGCGCAGCGCCTGGCTGCAGAAGGTGCGACGGTCGCGGTGACCGCGCGCTCCTACACACCCACCCCATCCACGCGTGCCGGCGTCAGCGAGGCAATTCCAGGCACGATCGAGGAGACCGTCGCGCTCATCGAACGGGCAGGCGGGTCGGCATTCGGTCTGGCCGCCGACCTGGAGGACGGTGCTGCCCGCGACACACTGGTCGAGTCCGTCGTCGAGCGCACAGGCCGGCTCGACATCCTGGTCAACAACGCGGGTTTCGCCGACTACGGGGTGGTCGTGGACATGCCCGTGGAGACGTTCGATCGCACTGTCGAGCACTACCTGAAGACGCCGTTCGCATTGACGAAAGCCGCCGTGCCGCACATGCGTACCCAGGGCGCAGGGTGGATCGTCAACATCGGCTCGGTGACCGGGGTGGCCCCGGTGCGGCCGTACCGGGACTACAACAAGACGGCGGGCGACGTGATCTATGCGTCGTGCAAGGCTGCGCTGCACCGGTTCACCCAAGGGGTGGCCGCCGAACTGCTCGATGCCGACATCGCGGTGAACTGCGTCGGACCCTCGACGGCGGTGCGTACGCCCGGTGCGGCGTCGCTGATTCCGGACAGCTTTCCGACCGAACCGGTCGAGTACCTGGCCGAAACAGTATTGGCGATGTGTCACCTACCCGCCGCGGAGCGGACCGGTCTGGTGGCGTTCAGCCTGCACTACCCGTGGTCGCAACAACTTCCGGTGCACTCGCTCGATGGCGCTACGGTGTTACCGCCATTGCAGCCTCCGGCAACGGCGAATCCGCATGTCCTGCCAGCGGGAGTGTAG
- a CDS encoding HNH endonuclease signature motif containing protein, with protein sequence MSSVTASLDGSPVLPGDRLEVLFEELSQLCGQRNAIDGRIVDIVAEIDRDELCGITGARSVPAMVAWKTGVSPANAETLVAVARRREEFPRCTDALREGRLSLDQVGVLAKRAAPGSDTHYIQLAENATVQQLRTAVKLEPCSEPEAKPEPQWFFNKAEGDGYTTWRIRLPRVEAAKFDAAMQSHRDGLIADWRRDHGEDDRDTDGDRGEGVQARPFPDNVDAFMSLIEAGWDTEVARRPHGQHTAVAVHLDIKDRIAALHLGPVLTDEERQYLLCDATCEVWLERNGQPIGAGRATRTISRRLRRALEHRDHCCVVPGCGATRGLHAHHIVHWEDGGATDLENLVLVCPYHHRAHHRGLIVIAGLADHLVVTDHTGKRLPGGSLARPPTTPLPDVPSYRGPTGERADWWWYTPFEPPPPAAA encoded by the coding sequence ATGTCCTCGGTGACAGCTTCTTTGGACGGCTCCCCGGTGTTGCCGGGTGACCGTTTGGAGGTGCTGTTCGAGGAGTTGTCGCAGCTCTGTGGGCAGCGTAACGCCATCGACGGGCGCATCGTCGACATCGTGGCCGAGATCGACCGCGACGAACTGTGCGGGATCACCGGCGCTCGCTCGGTACCGGCCATGGTGGCCTGGAAAACTGGTGTCTCACCGGCCAACGCCGAAACCCTGGTGGCTGTGGCGCGGCGCCGCGAGGAATTCCCCCGCTGCACCGATGCTTTGCGCGAGGGCCGGCTGTCCCTGGATCAGGTCGGGGTGCTGGCCAAGCGCGCCGCGCCCGGTTCGGATACGCACTACATCCAGTTGGCCGAGAACGCCACCGTGCAACAGCTCCGTACCGCGGTCAAACTCGAGCCATGCTCCGAACCCGAAGCCAAACCTGAACCGCAGTGGTTCTTCAACAAGGCTGAGGGCGACGGGTACACCACGTGGCGGATCCGGCTGCCTCGGGTGGAAGCAGCGAAATTCGACGCCGCGATGCAATCGCACCGCGATGGGTTGATCGCCGACTGGAGACGTGACCACGGCGAGGATGACCGGGACACCGACGGGGATCGCGGCGAGGGTGTTCAGGCGCGACCGTTCCCTGACAATGTCGACGCCTTCATGAGCCTGATCGAAGCCGGCTGGGACACCGAAGTGGCGCGCCGCCCGCACGGTCAACACACCGCCGTCGCGGTGCATCTGGACATCAAGGACCGCATCGCCGCACTACATCTGGGTCCGGTGCTCACCGACGAGGAACGCCAATACCTCTTGTGTGACGCCACCTGCGAGGTATGGCTGGAACGCAACGGTCAGCCCATTGGCGCGGGACGGGCCACGCGGACCATCAGCCGCCGACTGCGCCGCGCCCTGGAACACCGCGACCATTGCTGTGTGGTTCCCGGCTGTGGGGCAACACGCGGCCTTCATGCCCATCACATCGTGCACTGGGAAGACGGCGGCGCCACCGACCTCGAGAACCTCGTGCTCGTCTGCCCGTATCACCACCGGGCACACCATCGTGGCCTCATCGTCATCGCCGGGCTCGCTGACCATCTCGTCGTCACCGATCACACCGGAAAACGATTACCCGGCGGGTCACTGGCCCGCCCGCCGACCACACCCTTACCCGACGTCCCGTCTTACCGCGGCCCGACGGGCGAACGCGCCGACTGGTGGTGGTACACACCGTTCGAACCACCCCCACCCGCAGCCGCTTAG
- a CDS encoding Dabb family protein — MAEVFVIDRVVTAPGCAQEFIDAYLAGYAPGARARGMTLRDVLVSPPIWFDDQPNVVTITWVLPSPQAWWEMTWQGRPDPGIAQWWHSIADLVVERSRSVAAAAADVAEPGASNPDPAPGAATLAVTRLVDVAEAESGRVLGALRAAAERSGASRVLVEPTAPGSRNGGDILVHLRFADDDAWENSDFDDALSDPAISRVNGVTYQGAPLRRGSGTVYRALLLRVPAEVDAETVAAFESELSMMPRYVPTIAAWQLSRVEQAIGTSEWTHVFEQEFTDVDGLMGPYLMHPIHWAVVDRWFDPETTDIIVRDRVCHSFCDLPAPVLS, encoded by the coding sequence ATGGCTGAGGTTTTCGTCATCGACCGAGTGGTCACCGCCCCGGGCTGTGCCCAGGAATTCATCGACGCCTACCTGGCCGGATATGCCCCGGGCGCTCGGGCACGGGGCATGACCCTGCGCGATGTCCTGGTCAGTCCACCCATCTGGTTCGACGACCAACCCAACGTCGTCACGATCACCTGGGTCCTGCCCAGTCCACAGGCCTGGTGGGAGATGACCTGGCAGGGCCGCCCCGACCCGGGCATCGCTCAGTGGTGGCACAGCATCGCCGATCTGGTCGTCGAACGCAGCCGCAGCGTTGCCGCCGCCGCTGCCGACGTCGCCGAGCCTGGAGCCTCCAACCCCGACCCGGCACCGGGCGCAGCCACGCTCGCGGTCACCCGTCTGGTCGACGTCGCCGAGGCCGAAAGCGGCCGGGTGCTGGGCGCACTGCGCGCGGCGGCCGAGCGCAGCGGGGCGTCGCGGGTGCTGGTCGAGCCGACCGCACCGGGATCCCGCAATGGTGGCGATATCCTGGTGCATCTGCGCTTCGCCGACGACGATGCCTGGGAAAACAGCGATTTCGACGACGCACTGAGCGACCCGGCGATCTCCCGGGTCAACGGTGTGACCTACCAGGGAGCTCCGCTCCGCCGCGGCAGTGGCACCGTGTACCGCGCACTGCTACTGCGTGTACCCGCGGAGGTGGATGCCGAGACCGTCGCAGCATTCGAGAGTGAACTGTCGATGATGCCCCGATACGTCCCCACCATCGCCGCATGGCAGCTCAGCCGGGTCGAGCAGGCAATCGGGACCAGCGAATGGACCCACGTCTTCGAACAGGAATTCACCGACGTCGACGGACTGATGGGTCCCTACCTCATGCACCCGATCCACTGGGCGGTGGTCGACCGCTGGTTCGATCCCGAGACCACCGACATCATCGTCCGTGATCGCGTCTGCCACAGCTTCTGCGACCTTCCCGCTCCCGTGCTCTCCTGA
- a CDS encoding NADH:flavin oxidoreductase, whose translation MTDPFSPAQLGPVRLRNRVIKAATSEGRSPDGLVTDDLIAFHRSFAEGGVGMTTVAYCCVSPQAASAPGQIVMDANALPGLRRLTEAVHAAGAAISAQLGHAGVVAQKKLTGVTALAPSRFINPTSFAYCREITRSEIDMVIDQFGDAAKIAVDAGFDAVELHFGHLYLPSSFLSPLINRRKDEYGGDIDNRSRFVREIAARVREVVGDRVAVIAKLDMDDGLPGSIWIDEALRTAQLLDADETLDAIELTQGSSVYKPMYLFRGDVPVKEFAKVMPSALRPAIRLLGKQTMGVYPYQDLYMLEAARQFVPVMRNTKLILLGGITDRGHVETGLSEGFDFVAMGRALLREPDRVNTMIDEPASRSRCNHNNKCMVTVFGRTHCVLDPDQRYGVSSTAKQIT comes from the coding sequence ATGACCGATCCGTTCAGCCCCGCCCAGCTCGGCCCAGTGCGGTTGCGCAACCGCGTGATCAAGGCCGCGACATCTGAAGGTCGATCACCCGACGGACTGGTCACCGATGACCTCATCGCGTTTCACCGGAGTTTCGCCGAAGGCGGGGTCGGCATGACCACCGTGGCCTACTGCTGTGTTTCGCCGCAGGCCGCCAGCGCTCCCGGACAGATCGTGATGGACGCCAACGCGTTGCCCGGCCTGCGCCGGCTCACCGAAGCAGTGCATGCCGCCGGGGCGGCGATCTCGGCGCAGCTGGGGCATGCCGGTGTGGTGGCGCAGAAGAAGCTGACCGGCGTGACGGCCTTGGCGCCGAGCCGGTTCATCAACCCCACCTCATTCGCCTACTGCCGTGAGATCACCCGCAGCGAAATCGACATGGTGATCGATCAGTTCGGTGACGCCGCCAAGATCGCGGTCGATGCCGGATTCGATGCCGTCGAACTGCACTTCGGTCATCTCTACCTACCGAGCTCGTTCCTGAGCCCACTGATCAATCGCCGTAAGGACGAGTACGGCGGTGATATCGACAACCGATCGCGGTTCGTGCGGGAGATCGCGGCGCGGGTGCGCGAGGTGGTCGGCGATCGGGTCGCGGTGATCGCCAAACTCGATATGGACGACGGGCTCCCGGGCAGCATCTGGATCGACGAGGCCCTGCGGACCGCGCAGCTGCTCGACGCCGATGAAACGCTGGATGCGATCGAACTCACCCAGGGTTCGTCGGTGTACAAGCCGATGTACCTGTTTCGCGGTGACGTGCCGGTCAAGGAGTTCGCCAAGGTGATGCCGTCGGCGTTGCGCCCGGCGATCCGGCTGCTCGGGAAACAGACGATGGGTGTCTACCCCTATCAAGACCTCTACATGTTGGAAGCCGCACGACAGTTCGTTCCCGTCATGCGCAACACCAAACTGATTCTGCTGGGCGGCATCACCGACCGAGGGCATGTCGAGACGGGGCTGAGTGAAGGGTTCGATTTCGTCGCCATGGGACGGGCGTTGCTGCGCGAGCCTGACCGGGTCAACACCATGATCGACGAGCCGGCGTCGCGTAGCCGCTGCAACCACAACAACAAGTGCATGGTGACGGTGTTCGGCCGTACGCACTGCGTGCTGGACCCCGACCAACGTTACGGCGTCTCGTCAACGGCCAAGCAGATCACCTAA
- a CDS encoding alpha/beta hydrolase, protein MTLDPQIAGLIEALDSGFPPVHTMTGAQARAEIRARFVANPQPEPVASVVDHQVALDNGSIGVRVYRPDSPEPLPMLVYAHGGGFVFCDLDSHDGLCRSLANLIPAVVVSVDYRLAPEHRWPTAAEDLYAATCWAAHHAVELGADPSRIAVGGDSAGGNLAAVTTLMARDRGGPALAAQLLLYPVIAADFDTDSYRAFGRGFYNPRPALQWYWDQYVPVVGDRTDPYASPLRADLAGLPPAITVIAGHDPLRDEGIAYAEALEAAGVPTVRCAFEGGIHGFMTMPMLDIAHRARRQASRALGDLLGR, encoded by the coding sequence ATGACCCTCGACCCTCAGATCGCAGGTCTGATCGAGGCCCTCGATTCGGGCTTCCCACCCGTACACACGATGACCGGCGCACAAGCCCGCGCCGAGATCCGCGCCCGCTTTGTCGCCAACCCCCAGCCTGAGCCGGTTGCTTCCGTTGTCGACCACCAAGTGGCCCTCGACAACGGGAGCATCGGTGTCCGGGTCTACCGCCCGGACTCTCCGGAACCACTGCCCATGCTGGTTTACGCCCACGGTGGCGGATTCGTGTTCTGCGATCTCGACAGCCACGACGGATTATGCCGAAGCCTGGCCAATCTCATTCCAGCCGTGGTGGTTTCGGTCGATTACCGATTAGCGCCCGAACACCGCTGGCCCACGGCGGCTGAAGACCTCTACGCCGCCACCTGCTGGGCCGCCCACCATGCCGTCGAACTCGGCGCCGACCCGTCCCGCATCGCAGTGGGCGGCGACAGCGCAGGCGGCAATCTCGCCGCGGTAACCACCCTGATGGCTCGTGACCGTGGCGGGCCGGCACTGGCCGCCCAGCTGCTGCTCTATCCGGTGATCGCCGCAGATTTCGACACCGACTCCTACCGGGCGTTCGGCCGGGGCTTCTACAACCCACGCCCAGCGCTGCAGTGGTATTGGGACCAGTACGTGCCAGTGGTCGGCGATCGCACAGACCCCTACGCATCCCCCCTGCGCGCCGATCTGGCCGGACTTCCGCCTGCAATCACGGTCATCGCCGGCCACGACCCATTACGCGACGAGGGCATCGCTTATGCCGAGGCCCTCGAAGCTGCCGGTGTACCGACCGTGCGATGTGCCTTCGAGGGCGGCATTCACGGTTTCATGACGATGCCGATGCTCGATATCGCCCACCGCGCACGACGACAGGCCAGCCGCGCCTTAGGTGATCTGCTTGGCCGTTGA
- a CDS encoding IclR family transcriptional regulator, with protein sequence MTMAVEKSGETPSAVIDRVSLVLDVFDGPGRLTLAEIVRRTGLPRSSAHRILERLVHLRWLRRDGRDYELGMRLVELGSLALHQDRIHRAAIPLLRDLHRATGLVVQLAVLDGSDVVYLEKIGDQMVAAIPTRIGGRQPAHCTAVGKAILADNSSVEVDLTVRKTRFSISTERQLAAELAKVRAHGVAFEREESLAGFGCVAAPVGPAGAAVAAVSVCGPMSRMTFDQRLAAPVRMTAMGIWRNAEDGPHRVVPTLQPLRPLRGTAPAGPRPAATLLPA encoded by the coding sequence ATGACAATGGCTGTCGAGAAGTCGGGCGAGACGCCCAGCGCCGTCATCGACCGGGTTTCCCTGGTCCTCGATGTCTTCGACGGTCCTGGCCGACTGACTCTGGCCGAGATCGTCCGCCGCACCGGCCTGCCGCGCTCGTCGGCCCACCGCATCCTCGAGCGCCTCGTGCATTTGCGCTGGCTTCGTCGTGACGGTCGCGACTACGAGCTGGGAATGCGGCTGGTCGAGTTGGGATCGCTGGCGCTACACCAGGACCGCATCCATCGGGCCGCGATTCCACTGTTGCGCGATCTGCACCGAGCCACCGGGCTCGTGGTCCAGCTGGCGGTACTCGACGGTTCCGACGTGGTGTACCTGGAGAAGATCGGCGATCAGATGGTGGCTGCCATCCCGACGCGCATCGGCGGACGCCAGCCCGCGCACTGCACGGCCGTCGGCAAGGCGATCCTGGCCGACAACTCGTCGGTCGAGGTCGACTTGACCGTACGCAAGACGCGATTCTCGATCAGCACGGAACGGCAGCTGGCGGCCGAGCTGGCAAAGGTTCGCGCCCACGGCGTGGCGTTCGAGCGGGAAGAATCCCTAGCCGGATTCGGTTGCGTGGCAGCGCCAGTCGGCCCGGCCGGGGCAGCCGTGGCAGCGGTGTCGGTGTGTGGCCCGATGAGCCGGATGACATTCGATCAGCGGTTGGCTGCCCCGGTGCGGATGACGGCAATGGGCATCTGGCGCAACGCCGAAGACGGCCCCCACCGAGTGGTGCCGACCTTGCAGCCGCTACGACCGCTGCGCGGCACCGCCCCTGCCGGGCCGCGGCCCGCGGCGACCCTGCTGCCGGCATGA
- a CDS encoding FAD-dependent oxidoreductase, producing the protein MANWDHEADVVIAGYGVAGAAAAVEAAHAGADVLVLERSGSWGGAASMAGGFIYLGGGTDIQKACGFEDSVDNMAAFLNTAMGPGADEHRIADYCEGSVAHFDWLVGCGVPFKAEFFGEPGWEPMGDQGLMYSGGENSYPFNTIATPAPRGHVPQMQNKKQGEASAGFMLMKGLVDTATAAGARALYDVRVQSLIVEPEGRVVGIRARRYGTTVDIRARRGVVLATGSFAYNDAMVAQYAPRIAGRPAASIEQHDGQAIRMAQALGADLAHMDATEVALFIDPQQLVRGVLVNERGQRYVAEDTYPGRAGQLTLYHQNNTAYLIIDDIAQQEAQSSLTPLLMMRPPTWVCETVAELEAEIGLPAGSLQSTIAAYNEGAARGEDPLLHKKEQWLRPIGSPVAAIDLRESTGGFTLGGLHTTLNAEVLHVSGNPIPGLFAAGRCTAGLAAWGYASGVSLGDGSFYGRRAGQAAAKG; encoded by the coding sequence GTGGCGAATTGGGACCACGAGGCTGACGTGGTCATCGCCGGCTACGGGGTGGCCGGCGCAGCAGCCGCGGTCGAAGCGGCGCACGCCGGCGCCGATGTCCTGGTCCTCGAACGCAGCGGATCGTGGGGTGGCGCCGCGTCGATGGCGGGCGGCTTCATCTACCTCGGCGGTGGCACTGACATCCAAAAGGCCTGCGGCTTCGAGGATTCGGTCGACAACATGGCGGCCTTCCTCAACACCGCCATGGGCCCCGGTGCCGATGAGCACCGCATCGCCGATTACTGCGAGGGCAGCGTCGCGCACTTCGACTGGCTCGTGGGCTGCGGCGTCCCGTTCAAAGCCGAGTTCTTCGGCGAGCCCGGCTGGGAACCCATGGGCGATCAGGGACTCATGTACAGCGGCGGCGAGAATTCCTACCCGTTCAACACCATCGCCACCCCCGCGCCCCGTGGCCACGTGCCACAGATGCAGAACAAGAAGCAGGGCGAGGCCAGCGCCGGCTTCATGCTGATGAAGGGCCTCGTCGACACTGCGACCGCGGCCGGGGCGCGTGCGCTCTACGACGTGCGCGTGCAGTCTCTGATCGTGGAGCCCGAAGGCCGCGTCGTCGGCATCCGGGCCCGGCGCTACGGCACCACGGTCGATATCCGAGCGCGTCGGGGCGTGGTCCTGGCCACCGGCAGCTTTGCCTACAACGACGCCATGGTGGCTCAGTACGCTCCCCGCATCGCCGGCCGGCCGGCCGCCTCGATCGAGCAACACGACGGGCAGGCCATCCGGATGGCTCAAGCGCTGGGTGCTGATCTGGCTCATATGGACGCGACCGAGGTGGCGCTGTTCATCGACCCGCAACAACTGGTACGTGGGGTGCTGGTGAACGAACGCGGCCAGCGCTACGTCGCCGAGGACACCTACCCCGGCCGGGCCGGCCAGCTCACGCTCTACCACCAGAACAACACCGCATACCTGATCATCGACGACATAGCTCAACAGGAAGCTCAATCCTCGTTGACGCCGCTGCTGATGATGCGCCCGCCAACCTGGGTCTGCGAGACGGTCGCCGAGTTGGAGGCCGAGATCGGCCTGCCTGCCGGGTCGCTGCAATCCACCATCGCGGCCTATAACGAAGGCGCCGCACGGGGCGAGGATCCGCTGCTGCACAAGAAGGAGCAGTGGCTGCGCCCAATCGGTTCCCCGGTGGCTGCCATCGACCTCCGCGAGAGCACTGGCGGCTTCACCCTCGGTGGCCTGCACACCACGCTCAATGCCGAGGTGCTCCATGTCAGCGGCAACCCGATCCCGGGGCTCTTCGCTGCCGGACGCTGCACCGCCGGTTTGGCGGCCTGGGGCTACGCCAGCGGTGTTTCGCTCGGTGACGGCAGCTTCTACGGTCGCCGCGCCGGGCAGGCCGCTGCCAAGGGATAG
- the bphC gene encoding biphenyl-2,3-diol 1,2-dioxygenase: MGLIKSLGYVTVAASDIERWRHFAFNVLGFAQGKGPDEAALYLRMDERAARIIVVPGDVDKIMTVGWEVRDHADLEQVKSALEAAGVPFKQLSLDEADARRVEEVIAFEDPAGTALEVFHGAVLDHSPVVTPHGATFVTGEQGLGHVVLPGLDVNGLFEFYTEVLGFKSRGAFRVPVPPEFGPVRVRFMGVNQRHHSLAICPAQNLRDPGLIHLMVEVDTLDAVGQALDRVNEEGFQLSSTLGRHTNDKMVSFYVRAPGDWDIEFGTEGMRVDEAYYTAEEITADSYWGHHWVSDLPKAMRP; the protein is encoded by the coding sequence ATGGGACTGATCAAGAGCCTCGGCTACGTCACCGTCGCCGCCTCCGATATCGAACGCTGGCGCCACTTTGCTTTCAACGTACTGGGATTCGCACAGGGCAAGGGCCCTGACGAGGCTGCGCTCTACCTGCGGATGGACGAACGCGCGGCCCGCATCATCGTCGTACCCGGAGACGTCGACAAGATCATGACCGTCGGCTGGGAGGTGCGCGACCACGCGGACCTGGAGCAGGTCAAGAGCGCGCTCGAGGCCGCCGGTGTGCCGTTCAAGCAGTTGTCGCTGGACGAGGCGGACGCGCGCCGGGTCGAGGAGGTCATCGCCTTCGAGGATCCGGCAGGCACCGCACTCGAGGTGTTCCACGGCGCGGTCCTGGACCACTCCCCCGTCGTCACACCGCACGGCGCGACGTTCGTGACCGGCGAGCAGGGGCTGGGGCACGTCGTGCTGCCAGGACTCGACGTCAACGGCCTGTTCGAGTTCTACACAGAAGTACTGGGATTCAAGTCGCGCGGCGCTTTCCGGGTCCCGGTTCCACCGGAGTTCGGCCCGGTGCGGGTGCGGTTCATGGGCGTCAATCAACGTCACCACAGCCTGGCGATCTGCCCCGCGCAGAATCTGCGTGACCCCGGGCTGATCCACCTCATGGTCGAGGTCGACACCCTCGATGCGGTTGGCCAAGCACTGGATCGGGTCAACGAAGAGGGCTTCCAGCTGTCGTCCACGCTGGGCCGGCACACCAACGACAAGATGGTGTCCTTCTATGTGCGGGCACCCGGCGACTGGGACATCGAGTTCGGCACCGAGGGCATGCGCGTCGACGAGGCCTACTACACCGCAGAAGAGATCACCGCCGACAGCTACTGGGGACATCATTGGGTCAGCGATCTTCCGAAAGCGATGCGGCCGTGA
- a CDS encoding acyl-CoA dehydrogenase family protein: protein MTEQVIDRVRDNAEQLRDQGAEAEKIGKLTDQTVKFMKSAGNIRLLQPKAHGGLEVHPREFAETVMATAALDPSAGWINGVVGVHPYQLAYADPRVAAEIWADDVDTWVASPYAPQGVAKPVDGGYIFNGRWQFSSGTDHCDWIFLGAMIGDADGKPLMPPQMLHMILPRKDYEIVDDSWNVVGLRGTGSKDVIVKDAFVPSYRTMDAMKVMDGTAQREAGMTETLYLMPWSTMFPLGISSATIGIAEGALAAALDYQRERVNSSGVAIKDDPYVMYAIGEAAADINAARQELLSNVDRIYDIVDSGKEVSFEDRAAGRRTQVRAVWRAVSAVDEIFARCGGNAARMDKPLQRYWRDVHVGQAHAIHVPSTVYHASALSSLGIDPQGPLRAMI, encoded by the coding sequence ATGACCGAGCAGGTAATCGACCGGGTGCGCGACAACGCTGAACAGCTGCGCGACCAGGGCGCCGAAGCCGAGAAGATCGGCAAGCTCACTGACCAGACGGTCAAGTTCATGAAGTCGGCGGGCAATATCCGCCTGCTGCAGCCCAAGGCTCATGGCGGCTTGGAGGTCCATCCGCGTGAGTTCGCCGAGACCGTGATGGCGACCGCTGCGCTCGACCCGTCCGCCGGCTGGATCAACGGCGTGGTGGGTGTGCATCCCTATCAGCTGGCGTACGCCGACCCTCGGGTCGCCGCCGAGATCTGGGCCGATGATGTCGACACCTGGGTCGCGTCGCCGTACGCGCCGCAGGGCGTGGCGAAGCCCGTCGACGGCGGTTACATCTTCAACGGCCGCTGGCAGTTCAGCTCGGGCACCGACCATTGCGACTGGATTTTCCTGGGCGCAATGATCGGCGATGCCGACGGCAAGCCGTTGATGCCGCCACAGATGCTGCACATGATCCTGCCGCGCAAGGACTACGAGATCGTCGATGACTCATGGAATGTCGTGGGCCTGCGTGGCACCGGCTCCAAGGACGTCATCGTCAAGGACGCCTTCGTGCCGTCGTACCGGACGATGGACGCGATGAAGGTGATGGACGGAACCGCGCAGCGCGAGGCTGGGATGACCGAAACCCTCTACCTGATGCCATGGTCGACGATGTTCCCGCTCGGCATCAGCTCGGCAACCATCGGCATCGCCGAGGGTGCCCTGGCGGCCGCACTCGATTACCAACGGGAGCGCGTGAACTCCAGCGGTGTGGCTATCAAGGACGACCCCTACGTCATGTACGCGATCGGCGAGGCCGCCGCGGACATCAATGCCGCCCGACAGGAATTGCTCTCCAATGTCGACCGCATCTACGACATCGTCGACTCGGGTAAAGAGGTGTCCTTCGAGGACCGCGCCGCCGGCCGGCGCACTCAGGTGCGGGCGGTGTGGCGGGCCGTGTCAGCGGTCGACGAGATCTTCGCGCGCTGCGGCGGGAACGCCGCACGGATGGACAAGCCGCTGCAGCGGTATTGGCGCGATGTGCACGTCGGCCAAGCGCACGCCATCCACGTTCCGAGCACGGTCTATCACGCTTCCGCTCTGAGTTCGTTGGGTATCGATCCGCAGGGTCCGCTGCGGGCAATGATCTGA
- a CDS encoding ferredoxin--NADP reductase, which yields MTDVEFNNKTVGAADGAGLGRSRSVLVTVADVIDESHDARSLVFTVPEDQRDRFSYKPGQFLTLRVPSELTGSVARCYSLASSPHTDPAPKVTVKRTADGYGSNWLCDNVKVGDTIEVLPPSGVFTPAGLDADFLLWAAGSGITPVMSILKSVLAAGTGRVILCYANRDERSVIFAGELRELAARYAGRLTVLHWLESIQGLPTRAQLSGFTQTVFAGSAGLESFVCGPAPFMAVIKESLTEAGVPRGQIHLEVFQSLSGDPFTDDAPSAASDSDDGNNAALQVDLDGASHRLRWTRDATLVDALVAAGVDVPFSCKEGQCGSCAATVVRGKVEMATCDILEPEDIADGVILGCQARPVSDDIHIEF from the coding sequence ATGACCGACGTCGAATTCAACAACAAAACAGTCGGCGCGGCCGACGGGGCGGGCCTCGGTCGCAGCCGGAGTGTGCTGGTGACGGTGGCCGATGTCATCGACGAGAGCCACGACGCCCGGTCGCTGGTATTCACCGTTCCTGAGGATCAGCGCGACCGGTTCTCGTACAAACCCGGACAGTTCTTGACGTTGCGGGTGCCCAGTGAGCTGACCGGGTCGGTGGCCCGTTGCTACTCGCTGGCCAGTTCGCCGCACACCGATCCCGCGCCCAAGGTGACCGTAAAGCGCACCGCCGATGGCTACGGCTCGAATTGGCTGTGCGACAACGTCAAAGTCGGTGACACCATCGAGGTATTGCCACCATCGGGTGTGTTCACCCCCGCCGGCCTCGACGCTGACTTCCTCTTGTGGGCGGCGGGCAGCGGTATCACGCCTGTGATGTCGATCCTGAAATCGGTGTTGGCGGCCGGCACCGGGCGGGTGATTCTGTGCTACGCCAACCGCGACGAACGTTCGGTGATCTTCGCCGGCGAACTACGTGAACTCGCGGCCCGTTATGCCGGCCGGTTGACGGTGCTGCACTGGCTCGAATCGATCCAGGGCCTGCCGACCCGCGCTCAGCTGAGCGGATTCACCCAAACTGTTTTCGCGGGGTCTGCGGGCTTGGAGTCGTTCGTCTGTGGACCCGCACCGTTCATGGCGGTCATCAAGGAGTCGCTCACCGAGGCCGGGGTGCCGCGTGGACAGATCCATCTCGAGGTGTTCCAGTCATTGTCCGGCGACCCGTTCACCGATGATGCTCCTTCCGCTGCAAGTGATTCCGACGACGGGAACAACGCCGCCCTGCAAGTCGATCTTGACGGGGCAAGCCACCGGTTGCGGTGGACCCGGGACGCGACCCTGGTCGACGCCCTGGTGGCCGCTGGCGTGGATGTGCCGTTCTCCTGCAAAGAAGGTCAGTGCGGATCGTGCGCAGCCACCGTGGTGCGCGGAAAGGTCGAGATGGCCACCTGCGACATCCTCGAGCCGGAGGATATCGCCGACGGTGTGATCCTGGGCTGCCAGGCCAGACCGGTCTCCGACGACATTCACATCGAGTTCTGA